From Mycolicibacterium nivoides, a single genomic window includes:
- a CDS encoding LLM class flavin-dependent oxidoreductase: protein MKVNLGTGAQNSHDWERVLAGDFSTPPATPDYKCVQAALALGDLAEPLGFDGIWFPEHHGTPYGMTPNPIQALTYFAGRTERVSLGTFVAVVPWWNPIRLATQIAYLDIVSNGRYTTIGLGRGVSKGEFAAVGVPREESRDRFNETLDILKLAFSGERFSYEGKIFSFPEMSLRPEPISTDLFDRIYSSSSTAESLEILSRRGMVPLFVGNKPITDAGEEVRKVNTFRAEEGLGPCQPKNVMFMYCVGSEDEVAQTEEWIWTANRDVNVHYGFADASNFKGVKGYEAYAAREASATAVLASEVGNQKKGGPPGYHASNLLIGTPETVFEKLKAAQEACSFCEVTIVPQFGTMPYEKAMESTKLFAAEVLPAVHDMPAPLHAAALPEKANA from the coding sequence ATGAAGGTCAATCTGGGTACGGGAGCGCAGAACTCCCACGACTGGGAGCGCGTGCTCGCCGGTGACTTCAGCACCCCGCCTGCCACCCCGGACTACAAGTGCGTGCAGGCCGCGCTGGCCCTCGGCGACCTCGCCGAGCCGCTCGGCTTCGACGGGATCTGGTTCCCCGAGCACCACGGCACGCCATATGGCATGACGCCCAACCCGATTCAGGCCCTGACCTACTTCGCCGGACGCACCGAGCGGGTCAGCCTGGGCACGTTCGTGGCGGTGGTGCCGTGGTGGAACCCGATCCGGCTCGCCACTCAGATCGCCTACCTCGACATCGTCTCCAACGGCCGCTACACCACGATCGGCCTGGGCCGCGGGGTGTCCAAGGGAGAGTTCGCCGCGGTCGGCGTGCCGCGGGAGGAGAGCCGCGACCGCTTCAACGAGACGCTGGACATCCTCAAGCTGGCCTTCTCCGGCGAGCGGTTCTCCTACGAGGGCAAGATCTTCTCGTTCCCGGAGATGTCGCTGCGGCCCGAGCCGATCAGCACCGACCTGTTCGACCGCATCTACAGCTCGTCCTCGACCGCCGAGTCGCTGGAGATCCTGTCCCGCCGTGGCATGGTGCCGCTGTTCGTGGGCAACAAGCCGATCACCGATGCCGGTGAGGAGGTGCGCAAGGTCAACACCTTCCGTGCCGAGGAGGGCCTGGGGCCCTGTCAGCCCAAGAACGTGATGTTCATGTACTGCGTGGGTTCCGAGGACGAGGTGGCTCAGACCGAGGAATGGATCTGGACCGCGAACCGCGATGTCAACGTGCACTACGGCTTTGCCGATGCGTCCAACTTCAAGGGCGTCAAGGGGTACGAGGCCTACGCCGCCCGTGAGGCGAGCGCGACGGCCGTGCTGGCATCGGAGGTCGGCAACCAGAAGAAGGGCGGCCCGCCCGGATACCACGCGTCCAACCTGCTGATCGGCACGCCCGAGACGGTGTTCGAAAAGCTCAAGGCCGCGCAGGAGGCGTGTTCGTTCTGCGAGGTCACCATCGTCCCGCAGTTCGGCACCATGCCGTACGAGAAGGCGATGGAGTCCACCAAGTTGTTCGCCGCCGAGGTGCTGCCCGCGGTGCACGACATGCCCGCACCACTGCACGCCGCCGCGCTTCCGGAGAAGGCCAACGCATGA
- a CDS encoding aromatic ring-hydroxylating oxygenase subunit alpha: protein MAHTESHLDAAMEVDAEPDDASGEIAEDLSQPTTIGVEAYISESYARAERDRLWRKVWQQVGRVEEIPEVGSYLTYDILDDSIIVVRTGPNEFTAHHNVCMHRGRKLIDNPEGAKNATGRARKSFVCGFHGWTYGLDGTCTHIREQDDWQGKLTPRNTHLAPVQVDTWGGWLFINMDPDCESLADYLMPAAKILDPFGLENMRYKWRKWLYFDCNWKVAMEAFNETYHVFTTHPEFNKFGEFKGWAKAQGKHSNIGYDAPKGMDETKSKIRLGTGDPRISTAEMQVYTMEETNATTTKTLVNAAKRLVDELPEGTPADEVLQHWLASARRDDEARGVTWPTIPPDILGQSGTAWQIFPNFQVGQGLTSALCYSARPDPGYNPDKCIFEVAVFELYPKGEEPETEWAYTPKDSPNWLSVLPQDFSNMAAVQQGMKSAGFPGTLPNPYRERSTVNLHYQLSKYMGTGEPRDIQ, encoded by the coding sequence ATGGCTCATACCGAATCGCATCTCGACGCCGCCATGGAGGTCGACGCCGAACCGGACGACGCGAGCGGAGAGATCGCCGAAGATTTGTCCCAGCCGACCACCATCGGGGTCGAGGCCTACATCTCCGAGAGCTACGCTCGCGCCGAACGGGATCGACTGTGGCGCAAGGTCTGGCAGCAGGTCGGCCGGGTCGAGGAGATTCCCGAGGTCGGAAGCTACCTGACCTACGACATCCTCGACGACTCCATCATTGTCGTGCGCACGGGCCCAAACGAATTCACCGCCCACCACAACGTCTGCATGCACCGCGGACGCAAGCTCATCGACAACCCCGAGGGTGCCAAGAACGCGACCGGCCGCGCGCGGAAGTCCTTCGTCTGCGGATTCCACGGCTGGACCTACGGTCTCGACGGAACCTGCACGCACATCCGGGAGCAGGACGACTGGCAGGGCAAACTCACCCCGCGCAACACCCACCTCGCACCCGTACAGGTGGACACCTGGGGCGGGTGGCTGTTCATCAACATGGATCCCGACTGCGAGTCGCTGGCCGACTACCTGATGCCGGCTGCCAAGATCCTCGACCCGTTCGGCCTGGAGAACATGCGTTACAAGTGGCGCAAATGGTTGTACTTCGACTGCAACTGGAAGGTCGCGATGGAGGCCTTCAACGAGACCTACCACGTGTTCACCACGCACCCGGAGTTCAACAAGTTCGGCGAGTTCAAGGGCTGGGCCAAGGCGCAGGGCAAGCACAGCAACATCGGCTACGACGCGCCAAAAGGCATGGACGAGACCAAGTCCAAGATCCGTCTGGGAACCGGTGATCCGCGCATCTCCACTGCCGAGATGCAGGTCTACACCATGGAAGAGACCAACGCGACGACGACGAAGACCTTGGTGAACGCCGCCAAGCGGCTCGTCGACGAGCTTCCCGAGGGCACACCCGCCGACGAGGTGCTGCAGCACTGGCTGGCCTCGGCCCGCCGCGATGACGAGGCGCGTGGCGTGACCTGGCCGACCATCCCGCCCGACATCCTCGGGCAGAGCGGCACTGCTTGGCAGATCTTCCCGAACTTCCAAGTGGGGCAGGGCCTGACCAGCGCGCTGTGCTACTCCGCACGACCCGATCCCGGCTACAACCCGGACAAGTGCATCTTCGAGGTCGCTGTCTTCGAGCTGTACCCGAAAGGCGAAGAGCCGGAGACCGAATGGGCCTATACCCCGAAGGACTCACCGAACTGGCTGTCGGTGCTGCCGCAGGACTTCTCGAACATGGCGGCGGTGCAACAGGGGATGAAATCGGCAGGGTTCCCCGGAACCTTGCCCAATCCCTATCGCGAACGCAGCACGGTCAACCTGCACTACCAGCTTTCCAAGTACATGGGCACCGGAGAACCCCGAGACATCCAGTGA
- a CDS encoding SDR family NAD(P)-dependent oxidoreductase yields the protein MDSSLSLDGRVVVVSGAGGGGIGTTVTRMAAEAGATVVAVSRSQENLDTHVAPLADKGLNVVTVAADASTDEGIVAVLDAARAADGTLYGLVNVAGGAAPSTWMPATRVSRADWRELFAANLETMFFMSQAVAAEIRSQGAPGSIVSVSSISGMNTAPYHVAYGTAKAAIVAATRTMAAELAAEGIRVNAVAPGVTETAASATYVDADPERDRRAIAMGRRGTPEEQAGAILFLLSDLSSYITGQTILVDGGLNLRWTHLGADNTSLFLKDDDFREAIRRI from the coding sequence ATGGACAGTTCCCTGAGCTTGGACGGCCGCGTTGTGGTGGTGTCGGGCGCCGGTGGTGGCGGCATCGGAACCACTGTCACGCGGATGGCGGCCGAGGCCGGCGCCACGGTGGTGGCGGTGAGCCGCTCCCAGGAGAACCTCGACACGCACGTGGCACCGCTGGCCGACAAGGGACTGAACGTGGTGACGGTCGCCGCCGACGCGTCCACCGATGAGGGCATCGTGGCGGTGCTCGACGCGGCGCGGGCTGCCGACGGAACGCTGTACGGGCTGGTGAATGTCGCAGGCGGCGCGGCGCCGTCCACCTGGATGCCCGCCACCCGGGTCTCGCGGGCCGACTGGCGCGAGCTGTTCGCCGCGAACCTGGAGACCATGTTCTTCATGAGCCAGGCTGTGGCCGCTGAGATCCGCAGCCAGGGCGCCCCGGGCTCGATCGTGTCGGTGTCCTCGATCAGCGGAATGAACACCGCGCCGTATCACGTCGCCTACGGCACAGCGAAGGCCGCGATCGTGGCGGCCACCCGGACCATGGCCGCAGAACTCGCCGCCGAAGGCATCCGGGTCAACGCCGTCGCTCCTGGGGTGACCGAAACCGCGGCCTCGGCAACCTATGTCGATGCCGACCCCGAGCGGGACCGGCGGGCGATCGCGATGGGCCGCCGCGGTACTCCCGAGGAGCAGGCCGGGGCCATCCTGTTCCTGCTCTCGGATCTGTCGAGCTACATCACCGGCCAGACCATCCTGGTCGACGGCGGGCTGAACCTGCGCTGGACCCACCTCGGCGCCGACAACACCTCGCTGTTCCTCAAGGACGACGACTTCCGCGAAGCCATCAGGAGGATCTAA
- a CDS encoding SMP-30/gluconolactonase/LRE family protein has translation MSALSANPGIANARYTANPSVAENWTLEQVTGPSRLFGANGLRTGPDGRIYVAQVTGSQISALDLETGQLETVSAKGGDIIAPDDVAFDPSGNLYATEVMDGRVSVRAADGTTRVLRDDIPSANGITFHQGRLFVGECREGGRLMEFDLAGGAPRILLEDVPSPNAMEVGPDGLLYFPVMGANEIWRIDPSGGDPQVVAGGLGVPDSVKFDADGHIVSTQVASGQVLRIDPRNGDQTLLAQLNPGLDNCTFVDGRLFVSNFTGEITEILSGGGTAPLLPGGLNWPLDLTVGPDGDLYVADGTYFYRVNPDGGLQTVAMLFSPGYPGFLRGVTASGPGEFIVTTAADTVARFRPAGAEDEVSQILAGGIDQPYGVAQAPDGSVVVVEQGAGRLLSVRDGSVSVLASGLDTPVGVVIGPDGAPLVSVAGAVVRVSGGGVAPLVDGLHTPHGILVRDGVLYIVDSGSKELIGYDLDDAGRTTIATGLPVGPPPGVTPKPLKGMPPFSGPQGPFAGITAGADGTLYISGDGDGSVLALRRG, from the coding sequence ATGAGCGCCCTATCGGCAAATCCCGGCATCGCCAACGCGAGGTACACCGCAAACCCGTCGGTGGCCGAGAACTGGACGCTGGAGCAGGTCACAGGCCCCAGCAGGCTGTTCGGCGCGAACGGCCTGCGCACCGGTCCGGACGGCCGGATCTACGTCGCCCAGGTCACCGGCAGCCAGATCAGCGCGCTCGACCTGGAAACCGGACAGCTCGAAACCGTCAGCGCCAAGGGCGGCGACATCATCGCCCCCGACGACGTGGCCTTCGACCCGAGCGGCAACCTCTACGCGACCGAGGTGATGGACGGCCGGGTCAGCGTGCGCGCAGCCGACGGCACCACCCGCGTGCTGCGCGACGACATCCCCTCCGCCAACGGCATCACCTTCCACCAGGGCCGGCTGTTCGTCGGAGAATGCCGTGAGGGCGGCCGGCTCATGGAGTTCGACCTGGCCGGCGGCGCCCCGCGCATCCTGCTCGAGGACGTGCCCTCGCCCAACGCCATGGAAGTCGGCCCCGACGGACTGTTGTATTTCCCGGTGATGGGCGCGAACGAGATCTGGCGTATCGATCCCAGCGGCGGCGACCCTCAGGTGGTGGCCGGCGGGCTCGGGGTACCGGACTCGGTCAAGTTCGACGCCGACGGCCACATCGTCTCCACGCAGGTGGCCAGCGGGCAGGTGCTGCGCATCGACCCGCGCAACGGCGACCAGACGCTGCTGGCCCAGCTCAACCCCGGCCTGGACAACTGCACCTTCGTCGACGGCCGGCTGTTCGTCTCGAACTTCACCGGCGAGATCACCGAGATCCTGTCGGGTGGCGGCACCGCGCCCCTGCTGCCGGGCGGGCTCAACTGGCCGCTGGACCTGACGGTCGGCCCCGACGGCGATCTCTACGTCGCCGACGGCACCTACTTCTACCGGGTGAACCCCGACGGTGGACTGCAGACCGTCGCAATGCTGTTCTCCCCCGGCTATCCCGGCTTCCTGCGTGGAGTGACCGCCTCGGGCCCAGGCGAGTTCATCGTCACCACCGCCGCGGATACGGTGGCCCGGTTCCGCCCAGCGGGGGCCGAGGACGAGGTGAGCCAGATTCTCGCCGGCGGCATCGACCAGCCCTATGGCGTGGCACAGGCTCCCGATGGTTCGGTGGTGGTCGTCGAACAGGGTGCGGGACGCCTACTCTCGGTGCGCGACGGTTCGGTGAGCGTCCTGGCTTCCGGCCTGGACACCCCGGTCGGTGTGGTGATCGGGCCCGACGGCGCGCCCCTGGTGTCGGTGGCCGGCGCGGTTGTGCGGGTGAGCGGCGGAGGTGTCGCGCCGCTGGTCGACGGATTGCACACGCCGCACGGCATTCTCGTGCGTGACGGCGTGCTCTACATCGTCGACTCCGGCAGCAAGGAACTCATCGGCTACGACCTGGACGATGCGGGCCGCACCACGATCGCCACCGGGCTGCCGGTCGGCCCGCCGCCCGGAGTGACCCCCAAGCCGCTCAAGGGCATGCCGCCGTTCTCCGGCCCGCAGGGCCCGTTCGCCGGGATCACCGCGGGAGCCGATGGAACGCTTTACATCTCGGGCGACGGCGATGGCAGCGTGCTGGCGCTGCGCAGAGGCTGA
- a CDS encoding GntR family transcriptional regulator, translating to MTLTPADHRYLQVARTLRKEIVDGVYPVGSQLPTEHELCERFEVSRYTVREALRRLRDDNLVTSRPRAGTTVAQRAATNTYAQDVVSINDLLAFATGAQFTIESNAMVTIDSELVERTGLPLGEQWLAVRGYRQADGDPAPVCRTEYFINRSFAAVGRLLQRHSGPIFPLIEDLFGVSIVEVHQEISAIVTSAELAAGLKVGAGTAALQMQRTYTTSDGEIAQVTVNTHPSDRFRHSMTMRRVKG from the coding sequence ATGACACTCACCCCCGCTGACCACCGCTACCTGCAGGTCGCGCGCACCCTGCGCAAGGAGATCGTCGACGGGGTGTACCCGGTGGGCTCACAATTGCCCACCGAACACGAACTGTGCGAGCGCTTCGAGGTCAGCCGCTACACCGTGCGTGAGGCGCTGCGGCGCCTCCGCGACGACAACCTCGTCACGTCACGGCCGCGGGCCGGCACCACGGTGGCCCAGCGGGCCGCGACCAACACCTATGCCCAGGACGTGGTCTCGATCAATGACCTGCTGGCCTTCGCCACCGGCGCCCAGTTCACCATCGAGTCCAATGCCATGGTCACCATCGACAGCGAATTGGTCGAACGCACCGGGCTTCCGCTCGGCGAGCAGTGGCTGGCGGTCCGCGGCTACCGGCAGGCCGATGGCGATCCGGCACCGGTGTGCCGCACCGAGTACTTCATCAACCGCAGCTTCGCCGCCGTCGGGCGGCTGCTGCAACGACACTCCGGTCCGATCTTCCCGCTGATCGAGGATCTGTTCGGGGTCAGCATCGTCGAAGTGCACCAGGAGATCTCAGCGATCGTCACGTCCGCCGAACTCGCCGCGGGCCTCAAGGTCGGCGCGGGCACCGCGGCCCTGCAGATGCAGCGCACCTACACCACCTCCGACGGGGAGATCGCCCAGGTCACCGTCAACACCCACCCGTCCGACCGGTTCCGCCACTCCATGACGATGCGCCGGGTCAAGGGCTGA
- a CDS encoding AMP-binding protein, whose product MRRDEARSDDAYARGLWVSTTLADALADAARESPDRTLVIDGDITLTARELHDRARALALRLADWMPVGSVVSFMLPNWHEAAIIYLGATLAGMAVNPILPSLRDRELCFILDDAHSRAIFIPARFGNHDYAAMLTRVCGGMATPPEVVVLRGDPGPHRSFDALPAARDRALPALDPDDIRMIMYTSGTTGRPKGVLHSHNSINALILQLRQHWMIDPGDTFLVPSPIAHIGGSIYAFECPLLLGSTAVLMERWNAEEGVALMTERKCTHMAGATPFLEQLLGAAERAGTRLPDLKVFICGGASVPPSLIRRASDYFERAVVSRVYGSTEVPVTTVGSLAPGGIEHAAETDGRPGIAEIRLVSGEIRARGPQMLLGYLHPEDEIESFDQDGFFRTGDLGRWVDGDYLQVTGRAKDLIIRNGENISPKEVEDLLVGHLGIVEVAVVGLPDDRTGERACAVLVTSGGRRPDVTDLGRVLAQHGLARFKTPERVEIWDALPKNDAGKVLKHHIRARLKGE is encoded by the coding sequence GTGCGACGGGACGAGGCGCGTTCGGACGACGCCTACGCCCGGGGTCTGTGGGTGTCCACCACCTTGGCCGACGCCCTCGCGGACGCGGCGCGTGAGAGCCCCGACCGGACGCTTGTGATCGACGGCGACATCACCCTGACGGCGCGCGAATTGCATGACCGGGCACGGGCACTGGCACTGCGGCTCGCCGACTGGATGCCGGTGGGCAGCGTGGTGTCCTTCATGCTGCCCAACTGGCACGAGGCCGCCATCATCTACCTGGGCGCCACGTTGGCCGGCATGGCGGTCAACCCGATCCTGCCCTCACTGCGCGACCGGGAACTGTGTTTCATCCTCGACGATGCGCACAGCCGCGCGATCTTCATCCCCGCCCGGTTCGGCAACCACGACTACGCCGCGATGCTCACCCGGGTGTGCGGCGGGATGGCCACGCCACCGGAAGTGGTGGTGCTGCGCGGGGACCCGGGCCCGCACCGCTCATTCGACGCCCTGCCCGCGGCACGCGACCGGGCCCTGCCCGCGCTCGACCCGGACGACATCCGGATGATCATGTACACCTCCGGGACCACCGGGCGGCCCAAAGGTGTACTGCACAGCCACAACTCGATCAACGCATTGATCCTACAGCTGCGTCAGCACTGGATGATCGACCCCGGTGACACGTTCCTGGTGCCCTCCCCCATCGCTCACATCGGCGGTTCCATCTATGCCTTCGAATGCCCCTTGCTGTTGGGCAGCACCGCCGTGCTGATGGAGCGCTGGAACGCCGAGGAGGGCGTGGCCCTGATGACCGAACGCAAATGCACCCACATGGCCGGGGCAACACCGTTTCTGGAGCAGCTCCTCGGGGCCGCCGAACGGGCCGGCACCCGGCTACCCGATCTCAAGGTGTTCATCTGCGGTGGCGCTTCGGTACCTCCGTCGCTCATCCGGCGGGCGTCGGACTACTTCGAGCGAGCCGTGGTCAGCCGGGTCTACGGCTCCACCGAGGTGCCGGTGACCACCGTCGGCTCACTGGCACCCGGGGGCATCGAGCACGCCGCCGAGACCGACGGCCGTCCCGGCATCGCCGAGATCCGGCTGGTCTCCGGCGAGATCCGGGCCCGCGGCCCGCAGATGCTGCTGGGTTATCTGCACCCCGAGGACGAGATCGAATCCTTCGACCAGGACGGCTTCTTCCGCACCGGGGACCTCGGCCGATGGGTGGATGGCGACTACCTGCAGGTGACCGGGCGGGCCAAGGACCTCATCATCCGCAACGGCGAGAACATCTCCCCCAAGGAAGTCGAGGACCTCCTGGTCGGCCACCTCGGCATCGTCGAGGTGGCTGTGGTGGGCCTGCCCGATGACCGCACCGGGGAACGTGCCTGCGCGGTACTGGTGACTTCCGGCGGCCGGCGCCCCGACGTGACCGACCTGGGCCGGGTCCTGGCCCAGCACGGGCTGGCCCGGTTCAAAACACCCGAGCGGGTGGAGATCTGGGATGCCCTGCCGAAGAACGACGCGGGCAAAGTGTTGAAACATCACATCCGAGCACGGTTGAAGGGCGAATAG
- a CDS encoding SDR family NAD(P)-dependent oxidoreductase: protein MQVAIVTGASSGIGFGCATTLAEAGMAVLGTGRDEDRLAELERAVGDPGRIATLAVDLTDDDAPQRIVEAALSRWGRIDFLINNAGIGSPKPLHETDDETLDHFLGIMLRAPFRLARDVLPHMGPGSAIINVTSTFAVVGGLRGGAYSAAKGGLTALTTHIACQYGAQGIRCNAVAPGVTVTPMVEQRLNDPGFRKMQTEMTPHTRLGRVEDIAATVAFLCSDGGAFINGQTIVVDGGWSSTKYLSDFALRANWIEDGSQS, encoded by the coding sequence ATGCAGGTCGCGATCGTCACCGGAGCCAGCAGCGGCATCGGATTCGGCTGTGCCACCACGCTTGCCGAGGCGGGCATGGCGGTGCTCGGAACCGGCCGCGACGAGGACCGGCTCGCCGAGCTCGAACGGGCTGTGGGCGACCCGGGCCGGATCGCGACCCTGGCCGTCGACCTGACCGACGACGACGCACCGCAGCGCATCGTCGAGGCCGCGTTGTCCCGCTGGGGCCGTATCGACTTCCTGATCAACAACGCCGGCATCGGCAGCCCCAAACCCCTGCACGAGACCGACGACGAAACCTTGGATCACTTCCTCGGGATCATGCTGCGGGCGCCGTTCCGGTTGGCGCGAGATGTGCTGCCGCACATGGGTCCCGGATCGGCGATCATCAACGTCACCTCCACGTTCGCCGTCGTCGGCGGGCTGCGCGGCGGAGCCTACTCGGCCGCCAAGGGCGGATTGACCGCACTGACCACCCACATCGCCTGCCAGTACGGCGCGCAGGGCATCCGGTGCAACGCGGTGGCCCCCGGCGTCACCGTCACCCCGATGGTCGAGCAGCGTCTCAACGATCCGGGGTTCCGCAAGATGCAGACCGAGATGACCCCGCACACCCGCCTGGGCCGGGTCGAGGACATCGCCGCCACCGTGGCATTCCTGTGCTCCGACGGTGGTGCCTTCATCAACGGGCAGACCATCGTCGTCGACGGCGGCTGGAGCTCGACGAAATACCTGTCTGATTTCGCGCTGCGCGCCAACTGGATTGAGGATGGTTCTCAGTCATGA
- a CDS encoding acyl-CoA synthetase, with the protein MNVFAVLDQAAARFGDRGAVFLGERQLLTWAELRDRVLRLATSLKALGDRGTRVAVASENRPEIVELMFAIWAAECVFVPINYKLHPREMADILADSGAAQVFASAKIADGLAASTEVPVEIIGTPDYSARFASRPSTVPTTDPGSLAWLFYTSGTTGKSKGAMLSHRNLMAMTVAHLADFDDPDENCSLIHGAPMSHGSGLYIPPYVLRGARQVIPESAAFDPDEFLDLCGHHPGSSAFLAPTMVQRLIQTGRPRPENLKTVVYGGGPMYVDSLKKSLAAYGPIFVQLYGQGEAPMTITGLRRADHIDADDATLGSVGYPRSGVEVAVLTSDGTHAAVDEIGEIVCRGDVVMSGYWNNPTATAATLKDGWLHTGDMGSFDTRGYLTLRDRSKDVVISGGSNIYPREVEEALLEHPDVVEAGVVGAPDADWGEVVVAFVVVSDAALDTAMLDAHLLERIARFKRPKRYEFIDALPKNSYGKVLKRELRERLVQQWTGGSRQAYSDVIWITYAGPEEAG; encoded by the coding sequence ATGAATGTCTTCGCGGTGCTCGATCAGGCCGCCGCCCGGTTCGGTGACCGGGGCGCGGTCTTTCTGGGCGAACGTCAACTGCTCACCTGGGCGGAGCTGCGCGACCGCGTACTGCGCCTGGCCACCTCGCTGAAGGCGCTCGGCGATCGCGGGACCCGCGTCGCCGTCGCCAGCGAGAACCGGCCCGAGATCGTCGAGCTGATGTTCGCCATCTGGGCGGCCGAGTGCGTTTTCGTACCGATCAACTACAAACTGCATCCCCGCGAGATGGCCGACATCCTGGCCGATTCCGGTGCGGCGCAGGTGTTCGCGTCGGCCAAGATCGCCGACGGCCTGGCCGCGTCCACCGAAGTACCCGTCGAGATCATCGGCACCCCGGACTACTCGGCACGGTTCGCCTCCAGGCCGTCAACCGTGCCCACGACTGATCCGGGCTCGCTGGCCTGGCTGTTCTACACCAGCGGAACCACCGGAAAATCCAAGGGCGCCATGCTGTCCCACCGCAACCTGATGGCGATGACGGTGGCGCACCTGGCGGACTTCGACGACCCGGACGAGAACTGCAGTCTGATCCACGGTGCCCCGATGTCGCACGGCTCCGGTCTGTACATCCCGCCCTACGTGCTGCGCGGTGCCCGTCAGGTGATCCCGGAATCGGCCGCGTTCGATCCCGACGAGTTCCTGGACCTGTGCGGCCATCACCCCGGCAGCAGCGCCTTTCTCGCGCCGACCATGGTGCAGCGCCTGATCCAGACCGGCCGGCCCCGTCCCGAGAACCTGAAAACCGTGGTCTACGGCGGCGGACCGATGTACGTCGACAGCCTCAAGAAGTCCCTGGCCGCCTACGGACCGATCTTCGTGCAGCTCTACGGGCAGGGCGAAGCGCCGATGACGATCACCGGGCTGCGCCGCGCGGACCACATTGATGCCGACGACGCGACGCTGGGCTCTGTCGGTTATCCGCGTTCCGGCGTCGAGGTCGCCGTGCTCACCTCCGACGGCACCCACGCGGCCGTCGACGAGATCGGCGAGATCGTCTGCCGCGGTGACGTCGTCATGTCGGGGTACTGGAACAACCCGACCGCCACCGCAGCGACACTCAAGGACGGCTGGCTGCACACCGGTGACATGGGTTCCTTCGATACGCGCGGCTACCTCACCCTGCGCGATCGTTCCAAGGACGTGGTGATCAGCGGGGGCAGCAACATCTATCCCCGCGAGGTGGAGGAAGCGCTGCTGGAACATCCCGATGTCGTGGAGGCGGGCGTGGTGGGCGCACCCGATGCGGACTGGGGTGAGGTGGTGGTGGCGTTCGTGGTCGTATCCGACGCCGCGCTCGATACTGCAATGCTCGACGCTCACCTGCTGGAACGCATCGCCCGGTTCAAACGGCCAAAACGCTACGAGTTCATCGACGCGCTGCCGAAGAACAGCTACGGCAAGGTGCTCAAACGCGAACTGCGGGAGCGGCTGGTACAGCAATGGACGGGCGGGTCCCGACAGGCATACTCTGATGTGATCTGGATCACTTATGCCGGACCCGAGGAGGCGGGATGA